The Mobula hypostoma chromosome 9, sMobHyp1.1, whole genome shotgun sequence genomic sequence agtttttttttatttctctcaaGTTAAGATTTATTCATCAAAGACACGAAACGCAACACGGAGGAAGGAATTCGTTCTGTTGCCTCCCCAGTAATGCCTCTAGCTTTGGGAGCCAGAGAAAGAAATTCTGCTGACAAACTGATTGCTACCTGGCTACGGTTGCCTAAGACTAGAATTAACTTCACTTTCATTGTTAACCTTCGTGAGACCATTGCCAACATTTCCCCCCCTTTAATGGTTGTCCTTTTAGTTCCAATTCATTGGTTTTGCATAACTATGCGGATGTATTGAACAAAATCGAACCGGCGATGACTTAGTCAAACGCAAATTAACGCGGCGTGATGTCAGAGAAAAGGTGCTTATCTAGCCTTGGTCTCGAATTTGAAACCCTAGGCAGAATCGGTTCGGTAAGCATGCAAGACACATGCAAGAACTAAGCTCATTTATTTCTGTTATTAGCCTCGAAGCTGTTCCGCGAAGATCCGTGTTGTTTCGAAGATATGTACTGAGTACCATTGAACGCAGTGAATTTAGAGATCCGCCCAACACGAATTCTGATCTAGTAAGTGATCTATCAAAGTTCGGGTGAGTCTTAAAAGGGGTGATGATGTTTAACAGATTGAATTTCTTTGTATCACAGTTGCAAGTTCAAACGTTCCAGGAATTTCTGTAATGCACACGCAAGTTGCGCGACTGGCATAATTGTTGTAAGTTTGGCACACATTCTCCTGGATGAAGTGCTAACTTATATCAGAACTTCATGTTCCTATAAACTTCAACGGATCGTTTGCCATGTCAATGGTTCCCTAAATATCTAGAGGTTAGATAATTGACATACTCGGTTTGAATGTTTGCAAAAGAACCCCCACCTTTAAAGCAGGttaggatttttaaaaaaggtgAGCTATTTTAAAGTTCACTTTTGCCATGAATGTGTCCGATGCAATGGTGCGGGGGGATACTGTGTCTTTAATTTGATTAGTGGGTTTGAATTCTGGGCTCTGCTCTGCATGTCTCTGGCGTAATAGGGGCTCGGCTGGTTCCAACCACACAGCACGCTGTCGATGGTCCTACAGCTAGCGATCCAGCTGAATTGGCATAGGTTTTAAAAGGCTCATTTCCACGGCTGGATAAACTTTTGCAATTCATTTACCTTTCTGTTTCGTCCTAGACAGAACTTTAAAACGGCTACTGTTCGGTAAAGCATCTAATTCAGTCAAACGCCGCAGGAACTGGCCACCCTGAAGTAAAGTAAGTGAGGGAAGAGGCGTCACTTTACATGTGTAGTATAATATTATTTAGCAATGCTCACAGTTTCTTTGTGGAAAGAATTGATCTCGTATGTAGAAACCGGCGGGACTGAGCCCTGTATTTAATTATAACTCGCAAATTCATGTGTTCGCAGGTTGGGAACGGTGAAATGTCGAACACCAGGAGATTCTTTCAGCGTCTGAACTTCGCGATATTTATCTTATGTTATTCAATGGCTACCTATGGGAAACCCGTGGATGAAATCTCCAATATAAAGTAAGTTATTACATATTAGTAGAAATTGGGCTATGAGACTGCAGCGTGCATGCAACTCTCTGTCAAATACACAAGATAGGGTagagttttcttttttttaatgaatatAAACTGTTTTGTTTTACTTGATTAAGTATTGCACCTGATTTGTTTGTTTTCGCCGGCTTTAGTTGGAGAGGGTGTGTGAGAAGGGGAGACTAGGTTTTATTTGTGTAATAGACAAATTACAACGTGAAGAATTTCTGCTTAGCGCGGTGCCAGCACTCCGGGTCAGTAACTGATCCTGTTTAAGGCTTTTTTTTAACCTTATCTCGGCTGAAGCACTGTACTGTACTGCCAGCCAGTTGTAGAGGTTGTTCGGAACGCCGCGCACCCTGGTGGAATGATTAAACGCACATTAATGCGTTCGGACCGATGCTTTAGACTCGGGGATCTGGAAATGAATGGCATATAAAATTCTTCCAAAAGGAAGCAGCGTGCGTAAAGAATGTTGACTACAAAATAACGCCAGGGTGATAAATTCAGCTGGAATACAGTTGAGAGCGTTCTTGGTATGGTCAATCGGAATTTGATGTTCCAGTTTTGTAGTGGTTCGGAACTGGAGCGAACCGTGCTTGAGCCTGTGCCGAGCTGACTAATCTAAAATAATATGAATCTCGTGTCTGTATTTTGTAGGAAGAGGTCTGTCTCGGAGCACCAGTTCATGCATGATAAGAGCAGGTCTATCCAGGAACTGCAGAGGCGGATCTGGCTGAACAATGTAATGGGCGAACTGCATACAGCAGAGGGCCGTGGACTGACTCAGCCACGGTCGCCGAGCAATCCCAAACACCCGGCGACGTGGCCGGACACGCCGGACGTAGCAGCGCTTCTTATCAAGCTGGCGTCTAAAAACGAGGGTGCCAAGACCCCGGCGGAGCAGTTGCAAGAGAGCAAACCCGGTGCTTTAAAATACCAGAACGCAAAGAAGACCGGCAAGAAGAAGAAGCAAGGCAAAAGTAACAGGCGCAAAGCGCAGAAAGGTCGTCAGGAGAAGAGCAGGAGGCACGCACGCTCCGCCGGTTCCGAAATCAGAGATCCCGGCATCGGATCCGGTTCCAACCGCTCCTGAACGCCGTCTACGGACGGCTGTGGCATTGAGGGTCCAACCTGTAAAATATATTTTAGGTAACTACTCAGTACTCTCCCAGTCCACCCTCTCACACTTGCTTTAAAGTTTAAAGACTGCAGGCAACGCCCGAGTTCGGCGTCTGCTGTGATGTGCTGTGAACTTGAACAGAAAGGGATCTCCGATTAATAAGCGTCCAGATACAAGGAGCGTTAGGCCGGCCGCACTCGAGCGCTTGAAAGCGCATACACCCGTTCAGTTGCATCTTAATATTAGCAGAGAATAGGCGCGTAGAACCAATCAGTTCACGTGGATGGAGAGGACGTCACAGGCGTTGTGCGGTACCATCGTGTACGGTCAGCATCCAAATGATGCTTTTCTCCTTCATGCATGCCCAAAATCGTAGTCTATCAACGCGACTGACAGCATAACTGCTGTCATGTTCCTTAGTTTAGAAGTTAATGGACAAAAGCACTTTACAAGTGTAAGCGTACCAATGATCTGCAGCCAGATAATAGCTGAAAGTATCCAAAATAGTCTTATACAGACATAATCCCTCTTAAAAAGCCCCATGTTTTCAGTAATGATTCTAATTTTGTAGCATGATTTGATTGCACACCGACGTAAGTCAGGACCAaaccccagtgataataaactcctTCAGAGGTCAATGGTGGTGAGAACTTCCGCTTGTACATTGGAGGTTTGAAATCTGTTCTAACCCCTTGGATCTCCTTTTAAAGTTGGAGAACACAACGTGAATAAATGAAAACTTTTATTCAGTTCCCCCCCCCCTCCGACCACCACCCAATCAAAAACAAATAGGTGTAGAAGGCATGAAGCGCGCGCAAAGCGTGTCCAAACGAAGAGAAACACTCGAAATATTTCACAGTAATAGTCTGGCAAACTAAGACTAAAAATATGATGCAGACAGTTAAAAGCTTCCTCATTTTTGATAGAGAAAAAAGGGGCGTACAAGCTGAGGAAAGTAATTCCAGAATCTGGGAACTAAACGTCTGATAGTCAGAATGCATTGTTTTATCGAAAGCCGACGTACAGCTACGTCCAACACGTCTATATACTGGCTGTGCTTTGCACTTTACGAGCACATCACTTGAGTGGATACCCAATGTATGGGGTTTCGTGGATATCTGCTGAAGTGAGCACGTTAGTTTAAATAGCATGCATTCTGCAAGCAACACTTCAGTTTTTGTTTTGCTGGCAGTGTACCCATAAAGTGTACAGGTTTCCCTTCTGGACAAGTAAATTCTTCGTCCCAACAGGGTTTCTAATCAATTCCACATCACCACCACGACTGCATAGTCTGTAATATTGCTTAACTCTGGCCCAGCTTCAGTTCATCTCCCAAGGAAACCACCATCTCTGGATTTGTTACCTCTGGTCATGACTTCACAGTACAGTAATTCCTTTCAGCTGTCAATGTTCTAGCCTTGCTAAATTGGAGGTCATCCAAACCTCCGCTTCCAGGTTCAAACTTGTACCAAGTTATGTTCACATTGCCCTTGTGATCATTCACATCACTACAGAGGATCCCGGTTAAGCAAAGCCTTGACTTTAAATTCTCAACTTTGTAGATAGTTCCCTCTATGCTTTCAACCATCCCTAAAACTGCCTTAGACAGTTGTGCTCTCCTACTTCTGGCTTTGTGCATGTTTCTAATTTTATTGCTACAATTATAATAAACAACATTTTCAGCTGCCAAAGCCCTAAGTAATGAGATTCCATCCCTACTCTTCATACTCTGTATTAAGTTCCATTTACGATTATTTACATAATGCCACATTGTGTTTGCCACACAAGTACGCTCTAGCCTAGGAAGAAGCATTGTTGCAGTAATTGTTCTTTAGGGGTAGTTCTTTATAATTAAGAGATTACTGAAGGCACGTTCTTACACTCCAGGCTTTTCAATGGGTGAAATCCATTGAGCAATATATTCTATTTGGTAAAACCTACCATTTAATTTAAATACTGCAATTGTTATGTTTCATAGCCAGAGGTTAATAATTGTATAGATATTAAAATGAACTTCTAGAAATGCAATGCAAGGTCAACTTAATAATTAATTAAGCATTTTACAACTGTCACTTAAATTGTCTTTGAAATAACACATTATTAAAAATGTTGATTCGTAGTATGTATTCAAGATAAAATATTGAAAACGTACAGAAAGTTTGAAAGTTTTCTTGATTTTTAAGGGAAGCTCTTGCTAATGTTGGTGTAATCATCTGCGAAGATGCCAATTATGTAATTCTGAATATGCAGATGACTAAAATTCGAATTAAATCATTTCAAAGTTTTCTGAAAATATCTTCTGGTAATTTACCAACTGAGCTTTTTGGTGTATTAGAATGCAACAAAATGCAGCATATTGGGACTTATATTTGGATTTTGTTTGACTTTAGAAATGTGATTCTCAATGTGGGAGTTAATCTTTAGATTAAAGACTCCAGATTAACTATATACAGTGGCTATTTTGATTATCCGTCTCTGTTTTGTATTTTGGACTCTTCCTGTGGGAATATACATCTTTGATAGAATATATTGATCTGGGGGCATTTGGGTGGTAACTGAGTAAGAAGAGGAACCACACCAGAACCTATCTATCTTGTGTTATTATTTGTTGCACAATTTGCATTGACATGATCCAAATATAAGTTCTTCTTTAGAGGATAAAGGGCAGGGACTAACATCTCTACAATGTTGGTTCCCATCCAGTAAACATAAATATGTTTATGACCAAAACCAGGCACACAACAACTATTGGACTGCTAGTTCATATTGCTTAATTGGGCATCTCTGAGATGTCCAAGTAAAGTCCTACTTGCTACAAAGTTATCAGAGTCACTTTCCAAAGACAATAATTTTATGGCGTTAAGGTGGTtgcttgcttaaaatattgagcGACTGTTTAATTTTCCTTTATTTCTGTAGGTGAAGACTGAAAAAAATATCTTTTGCAGTATTCTGTTTGTGTGATCATAACTAAAGTATTAAACATATTTATTGATTGTAAATATAAAGCACGCAAGAGAATAAAAACATGAGTGTTACTCTATGGAGCTATACcattggtcattgtgaatatCTGACAATTTATGATTAATGTCACATACCGTAATTTATTTGTTAAATCATCTATTTATTTGAACTGTGTATCATTGGTGCTGCTAACTTTTGATATATTGTAAAGATATGCACTTTAAAGTTCAAGTAATGTTGTTATATGACCAATAATAAAGTGATTTTGTGGTTTGTTAAATTGGAAAAAAGGAGTAATGCTCTTTAATAACAACAATTCAATGGTTACTTTTCAAAGCAATTTATAAAGCAGCAAAGTTATAGAAAGTATTTCAGTAGATTTTACCAAAAATTGCTTGCAAAAAGACACACAAATCTTGATAATAGAGTTCAGAAAAATTGTAGGCATACCTGCTTGGCCAGGAATGTGTTGCATGCCCCAAGAGATTCCTGCTAGAAAAAATGCTAACTTTTGAACTTCATTTTTTGATTTGAGGGAAAGAAGTTGCTTTTGCACAGGATAAACTTGTACTTAATATATCATCAGGATTCATGAAGTATATCCatagtttggataagtacatggatgggatgggtatggagggctatgctccaATGGAGGGATGTTGGGATTAGGCTGAATAACAtgaattagatgggctgaatgccctgttTATGTGTCGTGGTCCTCTATGATTCTATATCCCAACAATAATTTTATTCTTAGAGCcatctgtcctgaagaagggtcttggcccaaaacatcaactcatttccatagatgctgcctgaccagctgaaatccttcagtattttgtgtgtgttactcaggatttacattatctgcagaattccttgtgtataTTCTTAGAATATTTGGTTAAATATGGTGGGTTTTATTTAGGTTAGCCCAACAAAACAACTTTGGGACATAGCCAACCCCCACTCCGCCATAATGATTTTCTgtgaaagacaaacatcccaatTCTTTATTCAATTTCTTTTGCAGGAAATCAACATTACATTTTATCAGACCATGCGACCTGAAGCTGGGAAATGCAGCAGATATTGAATCTATGGATAGTTAATTTTTCCGTGCACCACTGGAGGGCAGAATGCACTTCAAGTGCAATAGAGAAATGAAGAGATTGATTAATTTCCAGACTAAAGCACCCAGGAAAATTGTAAAGAAATTCAGTGCAAAGCTTTGAACTATCATACATACTCAATCGtctcttgttctttttttttgcaaaaaagGGCCAGCTAAAGAAAAACATTGTTCCAATTCATTCAATGAATGCCACTTAGTAATCTATACTTGCGAATTTAACTTAAAATTTGAACATAAGTAATAGGAAATGAGAAATTTCTTCCTGAACCTCTGCATATAACTCCTGGATTTGTTCCTAAAAGGCCTTTTAATAGACAAAAGCCGTGATTATCCGTACTTAGAGTTAAATAATAATGCATGACTGGTTAAAAAAGTAAAAGCTGCAATAATGCACACCAACACATGGCTTGTCTCTAGGCCAGGCGTGCCCACCTTTCAGAGGACTCCA encodes the following:
- the LOC134352338 gene encoding parathyroid hormone-related protein-like isoform X2, with product MSNTRRFFQRLNFAIFILCYSMATYGKPVDEISNIKKRSVSEHQFMHDKSRSIQELQRRIWLNNVMGELHTAEGRGLTQPRSPSNPKHPATWPDTPDVAALLIKLASKNEGAKTPAEQLQESKPGALKYQNAKKTGKKKKQGKSNRRKAQKGRQEKSRRHARSAGSEIRDPGIGSGSNRS
- the LOC134352338 gene encoding parathyroid hormone-related protein-like isoform X1 codes for the protein MCSQVGNGEMSNTRRFFQRLNFAIFILCYSMATYGKPVDEISNIKKRSVSEHQFMHDKSRSIQELQRRIWLNNVMGELHTAEGRGLTQPRSPSNPKHPATWPDTPDVAALLIKLASKNEGAKTPAEQLQESKPGALKYQNAKKTGKKKKQGKSNRRKAQKGRQEKSRRHARSAGSEIRDPGIGSGSNRS